One segment of Vibrio mimicus DNA contains the following:
- the lysS gene encoding lysine--tRNA ligase, with translation MTDAVQNEINQEQIAQEENKLIAERRSKLDHIRKDCKANGHPNSFRRDSLAGDLQKEFGEKSKEELEALNHVVSIAGRVMAKRGPFLVIQETSGRIQAYASKEVQQELKEKYQGLDIGDIIGVQGALHKSGKGDLYVNMEQFQLLTKALRPLPEKFHGLTDQEMRYRQRYVDLIVNENSRNAFVVRSKVMSAIRNFMISKQFMEVETPMMHVIPGGASARPFITHHNALDMPMYLRIAPELYLKRLVVGGFDRVFEINRNFRNEGLSPRHNPEFTMMEFYMAYADYKDLMDLTEELLSSVALEVLGSTSMPYGEHTVEFGGKYARMSMFDAIKHYNPNHAQIQALTEEDIQNRDLMVSIAKSVHVDVEPFWTCGQLLEEIFGETAEPKLMQPTFITGYPADISPLARRSDDNPFFTDRFEFFIGGREVANGFSELNDAEDQDARFKAQVEAKESGDDEAMFYDADYITALEHGLPPTAGQGIGIDRLVMLLTNTHTIRDVILFPAMRPQQ, from the coding sequence ATGACTGATGCTGTTCAAAACGAGATTAATCAAGAGCAAATCGCGCAAGAAGAAAACAAACTGATTGCAGAGCGTCGCAGCAAGTTGGATCACATCCGTAAGGACTGTAAGGCGAATGGGCACCCAAATTCGTTCCGTCGCGACAGCCTAGCTGGTGATCTGCAGAAGGAGTTCGGTGAAAAGAGTAAGGAAGAGCTGGAAGCATTGAATCATGTTGTGTCTATCGCAGGTCGTGTGATGGCAAAGCGTGGTCCATTTTTGGTGATTCAAGAGACTTCTGGCCGCATTCAGGCTTACGCATCGAAAGAAGTTCAACAAGAACTGAAAGAGAAATACCAAGGTCTGGATATCGGTGACATCATCGGTGTACAAGGTGCACTGCACAAATCTGGTAAAGGCGATTTGTACGTCAACATGGAACAATTCCAACTGCTGACTAAAGCACTGCGCCCACTGCCAGAGAAATTCCATGGTCTGACTGACCAAGAAATGCGTTACCGTCAGCGTTACGTTGATTTGATCGTCAACGAAAATTCGCGCAACGCTTTCGTTGTACGTTCTAAGGTGATGTCAGCCATTCGTAACTTCATGATCTCAAAACAGTTCATGGAAGTGGAAACGCCAATGATGCACGTAATCCCTGGCGGTGCGAGTGCGCGTCCATTCATCACGCACCACAACGCGCTCGACATGCCGATGTACCTGCGTATCGCGCCTGAACTGTACCTGAAACGTCTGGTTGTGGGTGGTTTTGATCGTGTATTCGAAATCAACCGTAACTTCCGTAACGAAGGTCTTTCTCCTCGTCACAACCCAGAATTCACCATGATGGAATTCTATATGGCGTACGCAGACTACAAAGATCTGATGGACTTGACGGAAGAACTGCTCAGCTCAGTGGCGTTAGAAGTGCTTGGTTCAACCTCAATGCCTTACGGTGAGCATACCGTTGAGTTTGGTGGCAAATACGCGCGCATGAGCATGTTCGATGCGATTAAGCACTACAACCCAAATCACGCGCAGATCCAAGCTCTCACCGAAGAAGACATCCAAAACCGTGACCTAATGGTTTCTATCGCGAAATCCGTTCACGTTGACGTTGAACCTTTCTGGACATGTGGCCAGCTTCTTGAAGAGATCTTTGGTGAAACGGCCGAGCCTAAACTGATGCAGCCAACCTTCATCACAGGTTACCCAGCGGATATCTCTCCACTGGCGCGTCGTAGTGATGATAACCCGTTCTTCACTGATCGCTTTGAGTTCTTCATCGGTGGTCGTGAAGTGGCAAACGGCTTCTCAGAACTTAACGATGCTGAAGACCAAGACGCGCGCTTCAAAGCTCAAGTGGAAGCGAAAGAGTCTGGTGATGATGAAGCGATGTTCTACGATGCCGACTACATTACCGCTTTAGAGCACGGCCTACCGCCAACCGCAGGCCAAGGTATTGGTATTGATCGTCTGGTTATGCTACTGACCAATACACATACCATCCGTGATGTGATCTTGTTCCCAGCGATGCGCCCTCAGCAATAA
- the prfB gene encoding peptide chain release factor 2 (programmed frameshift), producing the protein MFEINPIKNRLQDVSERTNILRGYLDYDAKKERLEEVNAELEQPDVWTQPERAQALGKERSALEAVVDTIDQLDRGVEDVDGLLELAIEAEDQETFDEIGPELEELEAKLEQLEFRRMFSGDHDASDCYLDLQAGSGGTEAQDWTSMLLRMYLRWADAKGFKTEVIEVSEGDVAGLKSATVRIIGDYAYGWLRTETGVHRLVRKSPFDSGGRRHTSFASAFIYPEVDENIDIEINPADLRIDVYRASGAGGQHVNTTESAVRITHVPTNTVVQCQNDRSQHKNKDQAMKQLRAKLFELELQKQNAEKQANEDSKSDIGWGSQIRSYVLDDSRIKDLRTGIENRNTQAVLDGDLDKFIEASLKSGL; encoded by the exons ATGTTTGAAATCAATCCTATTAAAAACCGCCTGCAGGATGTGTCTGAGCGCACAAATATCCTGAGGGGGTATCTT GACTATGATGCTAAAAAAGAGCGTCTTGAAGAAGTCAATGCTGAACTAGAACAACCTGATGTCTGGACTCAACCTGAGCGTGCGCAAGCCTTGGGTAAAGAGCGTTCAGCGTTAGAAGCGGTAGTCGATACCATAGATCAACTGGATCGTGGTGTGGAAGATGTCGATGGTCTACTAGAACTCGCCATCGAAGCAGAAGATCAAGAAACGTTTGATGAAATTGGTCCGGAATTGGAAGAGCTAGAAGCTAAGCTCGAACAGCTCGAATTCCGCCGTATGTTCTCTGGTGATCACGATGCTTCAGATTGCTACCTTGACCTACAAGCTGGCTCTGGCGGTACTGAAGCACAAGACTGGACTTCTATGCTGCTACGCATGTACTTGCGTTGGGCGGATGCTAAAGGCTTTAAAACCGAAGTCATTGAAGTTTCAGAAGGTGATGTAGCAGGATTGAAATCGGCCACTGTGCGTATCATTGGTGATTATGCTTATGGTTGGTTGCGTACAGAAACGGGCGTGCACCGTTTAGTGCGTAAATCCCCGTTCGATTCAGGCGGTCGTCGTCATACATCGTTCGCCTCGGCTTTCATCTACCCTGAAGTGGATGAAAACATAGATATCGAAATTAACCCTGCCGATCTGCGTATAGACGTGTATCGTGCTTCTGGTGCCGGTGGTCAGCACGTTAACACCACTGAATCGGCAGTGCGTATTACTCACGTACCGACCAATACAGTTGTACAGTGCCAAAACGACCGCTCACAGCACAAAAACAAAGACCAAGCGATGAAGCAACTTCGCGCCAAATTGTTTGAATTGGAACTGCAAAAGCAGAATGCCGAGAAACAGGCTAACGAAGATTCTAAATCTGATATTGGTTGGGGGAGCCAAATCCGTTCTTACGTGTTGGATGACTCACGAATCAAGGATTTACGTACAGGTATTGAAAACCGCAACACGCAAGCGGTACTCGATGGTGACTTAGACAAATTTATTGAAGCTAGCCTGAAATCAGGCCTGTAA
- the prfC gene encoding peptide chain release factor 3: MSTTPYFGEVSKRRTFAIISHPDAGKTTITEKVLLFGRAIQVAGTVKGRGSNQHAKSDWMEMEKERGISVTTSVMQFPYGDSLVNLLDTPGHEDFSEDTYRTLTAVDSCLMVIDAAKGVEDRTRKLMEVTRLRDTPIVTFMNKLDREIRDPMELMDEVENELKIACSPITWPIGCGKEFKGVYHIHRDETILYSTGQGHTIQDERIVKGLDNPELDKAVGEDLAAQLREELELVLGASHEFDRELFLQGELTPVFFGTALGNFGVDHMLDGLTQWAPSPMPRQAAERVVDASEEKFSGFVFKIQANMDPKHRDRIAFVRIVSGTYKQGMKMNHVRLGKQISISDAVTFMAGDRARAEEAFAGDIIGLHNHGTIQIGDTFTQGETLKFTGIPNFAPELFRRIRLRDPLKQKQLLKGLVQLSEEGAVQVFRPLQNNDLIVGAVGVLQFDVVVSRLKSEYNVEAIYEGVNVATARWVECDDVKKFEEFKRKNQSNLALDGGDNLAYIAPTMVNLNLAQERSPEVKFRATREH; the protein is encoded by the coding sequence ATGTCAACTACACCCTATTTCGGCGAAGTGTCAAAACGCCGTACTTTCGCGATCATCTCGCACCCTGATGCGGGTAAAACCACGATTACTGAAAAAGTTCTGTTATTCGGACGTGCGATTCAAGTCGCGGGTACGGTAAAAGGCCGTGGCTCAAACCAACACGCTAAATCAGACTGGATGGAAATGGAAAAAGAGCGTGGTATTTCGGTGACCACCTCAGTGATGCAGTTTCCTTATGGCGATAGTCTGGTTAACCTTTTAGATACCCCAGGACACGAAGACTTCTCGGAAGATACTTACCGCACCCTGACGGCGGTGGACTCTTGCTTGATGGTGATCGATGCGGCGAAAGGTGTTGAGGATCGTACGCGTAAATTAATGGAAGTTACTCGTCTGCGTGATACGCCGATCGTCACTTTCATGAACAAGCTTGACCGTGAAATTCGTGACCCGATGGAGTTAATGGATGAGGTCGAAAACGAGCTGAAAATCGCTTGCTCACCAATCACATGGCCAATCGGTTGTGGTAAAGAGTTTAAAGGTGTTTACCATATCCACCGTGATGAAACGATTTTGTACTCAACGGGTCAAGGCCACACCATTCAAGACGAACGCATCGTGAAAGGCTTAGATAACCCTGAGCTGGATAAGGCAGTAGGTGAAGACTTAGCCGCGCAACTGCGTGAAGAGCTGGAACTGGTACTGGGTGCGTCTCATGAGTTTGATCGTGAGTTGTTCTTGCAAGGTGAATTGACACCGGTGTTCTTTGGTACGGCTCTGGGTAACTTTGGGGTTGACCATATGCTAGATGGTCTGACGCAATGGGCTCCATCGCCAATGCCTCGCCAAGCGGCAGAACGGGTGGTGGACGCGAGCGAAGAAAAATTCAGTGGCTTTGTGTTTAAAATTCAAGCCAACATGGATCCAAAACACCGTGACCGTATTGCTTTCGTACGTATTGTTTCAGGTACTTACAAGCAAGGCATGAAGATGAACCATGTGCGCCTTGGCAAGCAGATCAGCATTTCCGATGCGGTAACCTTCATGGCGGGCGACCGCGCACGCGCAGAAGAAGCGTTTGCGGGCGACATCATCGGTCTACATAACCACGGTACGATCCAGATCGGTGATACCTTTACTCAAGGTGAAACGCTGAAATTTACGGGTATTCCGAACTTCGCGCCTGAATTGTTCCGCCGTATTCGTCTGCGTGACCCACTCAAGCAAAAACAGCTACTCAAAGGTCTAGTACAACTTTCTGAAGAGGGTGCAGTGCAGGTTTTCCGTCCACTACAAAACAATGATCTGATCGTTGGTGCGGTGGGTGTGCTGCAGTTTGATGTGGTGGTATCGCGTCTGAAATCGGAATACAACGTTGAAGCCATCTATGAAGGCGTTAACGTTGCGACCGCACGCTGGGTTGAGTGTGACGATGTGAAGAAGTTTGAAGAATTCAAACGTAAGAACCAGAGCAACTTGGCGCTGGATGGTGGCGATAACCTAGCGTACATCGCACCGACTATGGTGAATTTGAACTTGGCGCAGGAACGTTCACCTGAGGTGAAATTCCGCGCGACTCGTGAACACTAA
- a CDS encoding tRNA1(Val) (adenine(37)-N6)-methyltransferase, giving the protein MKTNKLINKSFHFKQFSIDEGECGMPISTDGVLLGSWAFTSPPMSILDIGCGTGLLSLMCAQRFPEADITALDIELSAFQATEKNRKNSPWANRIACHHHDILHWQPEQRFAAIICNPPYFNTGETAQHQVRATARHTVNLQHQALIGRLPQLLESDGVASFILPKIEGEQFIALAKQVGLHLGRYCQVQPTPNKPVHRLLFELHLSPCTTEDSTLVIHENAGYSEAFRQFTGDFYLKM; this is encoded by the coding sequence ATGAAAACCAATAAATTAATCAATAAGAGCTTTCACTTTAAACAGTTTTCTATCGATGAAGGGGAGTGCGGCATGCCGATCAGCACCGATGGCGTGTTACTCGGTAGTTGGGCATTTACTTCTCCTCCCATGTCGATTTTGGATATTGGGTGCGGTACAGGACTACTCAGTTTAATGTGCGCGCAGCGCTTCCCAGAGGCGGACATTACTGCGCTGGATATTGAACTCAGCGCTTTTCAAGCCACAGAGAAAAATCGAAAAAATAGCCCTTGGGCCAATCGCATAGCCTGTCATCATCACGATATTCTGCACTGGCAACCTGAACAGCGTTTTGCAGCGATTATTTGCAACCCTCCTTATTTCAACACTGGTGAAACAGCTCAACATCAGGTGAGGGCCACCGCTCGTCATACCGTCAATTTGCAGCATCAGGCGTTGATTGGCCGGTTGCCTCAATTGCTTGAAAGCGATGGCGTGGCAAGTTTTATTCTGCCTAAAATTGAAGGTGAACAATTCATTGCGTTAGCCAAACAGGTAGGGCTTCATCTGGGACGTTATTGTCAAGTACAACCCACCCCTAACAAACCCGTGCATCGATTATTGTTTGAACTGCATCTTTCCCCTTGTACCACCGAAGATTCAACGCTAGTGATCCATGAAAATGCGGGGTACAGTGAAGCGTTTCGCCAATTCACTGGTGATTTTTATCTGAAGATGTAG
- the brnQ gene encoding branched-chain amino acid transport system II carrier protein, giving the protein MKQTLKLADILALGFMLFAFFLGAGNIIFPPLAGQLAGENITPAMFGFLLTAVGLPLITIIAVAVAGGSWEHLTKDLPVKASVLMAALILIVIGPAFAAPRTGLVAFEMAVKPFFAESTQFDLAIFSVLFFTVAMFFSWSQGKLVDLIGKLLTPALFIGLIILALGVFMNPQGEMIAAQGEYLSQPLTKGFLEGYNTMDTFASLMFGILIVDALRSKGITDRAATTRYLISSAVIAAVGLALVYGSLFYLGATSSSVAAGANNGGAILSQYVKALFGHNGQFVLSVIVMLACLTTAVGLISACSDFFSKHTPLSYKKWVVINGVACGVVANVGLAQLITLSIPVLFALYPVAIALVALTFVRHKLPNPRVAYRVVLSVSLLVALLDAAKVAGFDVSAFDFLPFFEYGMGWLLPTCAALICMFFISGASSQVLEEELA; this is encoded by the coding sequence GTGAAGCAGACGTTAAAACTAGCAGATATTTTAGCTTTGGGCTTTATGCTGTTCGCGTTCTTTTTAGGCGCAGGCAATATCATTTTTCCACCTCTCGCAGGCCAGTTGGCAGGTGAGAATATTACCCCAGCCATGTTCGGCTTCTTGCTGACTGCAGTAGGTCTACCTCTTATTACGATCATCGCGGTTGCGGTCGCTGGCGGGAGTTGGGAGCATCTTACGAAAGATCTTCCGGTCAAAGCATCCGTCTTGATGGCTGCACTGATCCTGATTGTGATTGGCCCTGCGTTTGCCGCACCACGTACAGGTCTTGTTGCGTTTGAAATGGCAGTGAAACCCTTTTTCGCTGAGAGCACTCAATTTGACTTAGCCATTTTCTCTGTGCTGTTTTTTACTGTTGCGATGTTTTTCTCATGGTCGCAAGGCAAGTTAGTTGATTTGATCGGTAAATTACTGACTCCAGCTCTTTTTATTGGCCTGATCATCCTAGCACTTGGCGTATTTATGAATCCTCAAGGTGAGATGATTGCCGCGCAAGGTGAATACCTAAGCCAACCGCTGACCAAAGGTTTCTTAGAAGGCTACAACACCATGGATACGTTTGCATCGCTGATGTTTGGTATCTTGATTGTGGACGCACTGCGTAGCAAAGGGATTACCGATCGTGCGGCAACTACGCGTTACTTGATTTCTTCTGCTGTGATTGCGGCTGTGGGTCTAGCTCTGGTTTACGGTTCACTGTTCTACCTTGGTGCAACCAGCTCAAGCGTGGCGGCCGGTGCCAATAATGGCGGTGCGATTCTAAGCCAATACGTGAAAGCCTTGTTTGGTCACAACGGTCAATTTGTCTTGTCTGTGATCGTTATGTTGGCCTGTTTGACCACGGCAGTAGGTTTGATTTCAGCCTGTTCAGATTTCTTCAGTAAGCATACTCCCCTGTCATACAAAAAATGGGTAGTCATTAATGGTGTCGCTTGTGGCGTAGTCGCTAATGTTGGCTTAGCACAGCTGATCACCTTGTCTATCCCTGTATTGTTTGCATTGTACCCAGTGGCGATTGCGCTGGTGGCTTTGACTTTTGTACGTCACAAACTACCTAATCCTCGTGTTGCTTACCGTGTGGTATTGTCGGTATCTCTGTTAGTTGCTTTGCTCGATGCCGCGAAAGTGGCAGGTTTTGATGTTTCTGCTTTTGATTTCCTACCATTCTTTGAATATGGAATGGGCTGGTTGCTACCAACTTGTGCTGCTCTAATCTGCATGTTCTTCATCTCTGGGGCATCATCACAAGTTCTAGAAGAAGAGTTGGCATAA
- the srmB gene encoding ATP-dependent RNA helicase SrmB, with protein MIKTFADLELDQVLLEAIEEMGFSRPTQVQAEAIPQALDGRDVLASAPTGTGKTAAFAIPALQYLLDFPRRKPGPARILILTPTRELAMQVAEQAQALAKNTRLNIFTITGGVQYQEHADILATTQDIVVATPGRLLEYIDAERFDCRAIEWLILDEADRMLDMGFGPTVDRLSTECRWRKQTLLFSATLEGRGVEGFTADLLKDPAHVDAEPPRRERKKISQWYHRADDMPHKVELLKKILTEQAERSIVFLKTRERLADLRAELEKAQIPCAWIQGEMPQDRRNNAISRFREGDVNILLATDVAARGIDVPDISHVINFDLPRSADVYLHRIGRTGRAGKKGIAISLVEAHDQPMMARVERYIKEEVKERFIDGLRPKHKKPVFKKKKKDSKKTADKGAVKKKATSKPKATKKKAAKKA; from the coding sequence GTGATTAAAACCTTTGCCGACCTCGAACTCGATCAAGTATTGCTTGAAGCGATCGAAGAAATGGGCTTTAGCCGCCCAACCCAAGTTCAGGCTGAAGCAATTCCGCAAGCTCTGGATGGCCGTGATGTCTTAGCCTCGGCCCCAACGGGCACAGGTAAAACGGCTGCATTTGCCATTCCAGCACTGCAATACTTGCTTGATTTTCCACGCCGTAAACCGGGCCCTGCGCGGATTTTGATCCTCACACCAACTCGTGAACTGGCAATGCAAGTCGCTGAACAAGCACAAGCGCTGGCTAAAAATACTCGCCTGAACATTTTCACCATTACGGGTGGGGTTCAGTACCAAGAACACGCCGATATTCTGGCCACAACTCAAGATATCGTGGTCGCAACACCAGGACGTCTGCTGGAATACATTGATGCTGAGCGTTTTGACTGTCGTGCGATTGAATGGCTAATTCTCGATGAAGCGGACCGTATGCTAGATATGGGTTTTGGTCCAACCGTTGATCGCCTCTCGACCGAGTGCCGCTGGCGTAAACAAACCCTACTGTTCTCGGCTACTTTAGAAGGCCGTGGTGTGGAAGGGTTTACTGCCGATCTATTAAAAGATCCCGCACATGTCGATGCGGAACCTCCACGCCGTGAACGTAAGAAAATTTCGCAGTGGTACCACCGCGCCGATGACATGCCGCATAAAGTGGAACTGCTGAAAAAGATCCTGACCGAGCAAGCTGAACGTTCAATTGTGTTTTTGAAAACTCGTGAGCGTCTCGCTGACCTGCGTGCTGAGCTGGAGAAAGCCCAGATCCCGTGTGCATGGATCCAAGGTGAAATGCCTCAAGATCGCCGTAACAATGCGATCAGCCGTTTCCGTGAAGGCGATGTCAATATTCTGCTGGCTACCGATGTGGCTGCGCGTGGTATCGATGTGCCAGACATCAGCCATGTAATTAACTTTGACTTGCCACGCAGTGCTGACGTCTACCTACACCGTATCGGTCGCACCGGACGTGCAGGGAAAAAAGGCATCGCCATTTCACTGGTTGAAGCGCACGACCAACCTATGATGGCGCGTGTTGAGCGTTACATCAAAGAAGAAGTCAAAGAACGCTTTATTGATGGCCTACGCCCTAAACACAAAAAACCTGTGTTTAAGAAAAAGAAAAAAGACAGCAAGAAAACAGCAGATAAAGGCGCGGTGAAAAAGAAAGCCACCAGCAAGCCAAAAGCGACTAAGAAAAAAGCCGCGAAGAAAGCCTAA
- the vpsR gene encoding cyclic-di-GMP-binding transcriptional regulator VpsR (Not actually a response regulator, but instead a cyclic-di-GMP-binding transcription factor.): MSTQFRMDSVPGSLVVVGGTYEPWLAVLEKVGWRCTQVADLRKADTLFVETGPCIGIVDLSHDEFSLNGIANLVSSHKQVRWLAFIREAQLSSDTICQFIVNFCIDFFTAPIPDAQLLSTIGHQLGMLKLEKKVWPHFGSAGNMGLIGESMPMKRLRDQIKRIGPTDVSILIYGESGTGKETVARAIHKTSSRGQKPFISINCRAMSEKRLETELFGLGEKTDELQLPLLMQADGGTLLLNDILTLPKSQQLNLLRFLQEGTVETGHGVRAVDVRILAANSSDIEKALIDGDFNEELYHYINVLRINVPSLKERASDIVLLAKHFLQEYSKEYNAQARSFSEDAVRGLTRYHWPGNVRELMNQIKRVVLMSDSVVLDESQLDLPKRSDGRRSLKSIRERSERDALLLVLESHSGQVSTAAKELGVSRATMYRLLNKHNLITDETF, encoded by the coding sequence ATGAGCACTCAATTCCGTATGGATTCCGTACCTGGCTCGCTTGTGGTAGTGGGTGGTACTTATGAGCCTTGGCTTGCTGTTTTAGAGAAAGTGGGTTGGCGCTGTACACAAGTCGCCGATTTGCGTAAAGCGGATACACTGTTTGTAGAAACCGGTCCCTGTATCGGTATCGTAGATTTAAGCCATGATGAGTTTAGCCTGAATGGGATAGCGAATCTGGTGAGTAGCCATAAGCAGGTGCGTTGGTTAGCTTTCATCCGTGAAGCGCAGTTAAGTTCAGATACCATTTGCCAGTTTATCGTTAACTTTTGTATTGATTTCTTTACCGCGCCCATCCCTGATGCCCAACTTTTGAGCACCATTGGTCATCAGCTAGGTATGTTGAAACTGGAAAAGAAAGTTTGGCCACATTTTGGTTCTGCTGGAAATATGGGGTTGATTGGTGAATCGATGCCGATGAAACGGCTGCGGGATCAAATCAAACGCATTGGCCCTACCGATGTTAGTATTCTTATCTATGGCGAAAGTGGAACGGGTAAAGAAACGGTAGCCAGAGCCATCCACAAGACCTCATCACGCGGGCAAAAACCGTTCATCTCTATCAATTGTCGAGCCATGTCAGAAAAGCGGCTAGAGACTGAATTATTTGGTCTTGGAGAAAAGACGGATGAGCTCCAGCTACCTCTATTAATGCAGGCAGATGGGGGGACGCTGCTTCTCAATGATATTTTGACGTTACCCAAAAGCCAGCAACTCAACCTGCTGCGCTTTTTACAAGAAGGCACCGTTGAAACAGGACATGGGGTTCGGGCGGTGGATGTGCGAATTTTAGCCGCCAACTCATCAGATATTGAAAAAGCCCTGATTGATGGTGATTTCAATGAGGAGTTATATCATTACATTAATGTGTTGCGGATTAATGTTCCTAGTTTGAAAGAACGGGCGTCTGACATAGTGCTACTGGCGAAGCATTTCTTGCAGGAGTATTCGAAAGAGTACAACGCGCAAGCGCGTAGTTTTTCTGAAGATGCTGTACGTGGTTTAACCCGCTACCACTGGCCGGGCAACGTACGTGAACTGATGAACCAGATTAAACGTGTGGTGTTGATGTCAGATTCAGTAGTGTTAGATGAGTCACAACTTGATTTGCCAAAGCGCAGCGATGGCCGCCGTAGTTTGAAGAGTATTCGTGAGCGTTCAGAGCGCGATGCATTACTGCTGGTTTTAGAATCGCATTCAGGACAAGTATCCACCGCCGCAAAAGAGCTTGGTGTTTCTCGTGCCACCATGTATCGATTGTTGAATAAGCACAATCTGATCACTGATGAAACGTTTTAA
- a CDS encoding NADP(H)-dependent aldo-keto reductase → MQYTKLPHSSLEISKICLGTMTFGEQNSQADAFQQLDYALERGVNFIDTAEMYPVPPTAETQGKTEEFIGNWLAKSGKREKIVLATKVAGPRNVPYIRDKMALDHRNIHQAVDDSLRRLQTDYIDLYQIHWPQRQTNTFGQLNYPYPDTQEEVTLIETLEALSDLVRMGKVRYIGVSNETPWGVMSYLRLAEKHELPRIVSIQNPYNLLNRSFEVGLAEISHLEGVKLLAYSPLAFGALSGKYLNGARPAGARCTLHQRFSRYFTPQGQLATQAYVELAQQFGLDPAQMALAFVNQRPFVASNIIGATTMEQLKSNLDSLDISLNAELLQKIQEIGTTYSNPCP, encoded by the coding sequence ATGCAATATACCAAGCTGCCTCACTCCAGCCTCGAAATCAGCAAGATCTGTTTAGGCACCATGACTTTTGGTGAACAGAACTCTCAAGCTGATGCTTTTCAACAGCTCGATTACGCATTAGAACGTGGTGTTAACTTTATCGATACTGCGGAGATGTATCCGGTTCCTCCAACGGCAGAAACTCAAGGTAAAACCGAAGAATTTATTGGCAACTGGCTGGCTAAATCAGGCAAACGTGAAAAAATTGTGCTCGCAACCAAGGTAGCAGGGCCTCGCAACGTTCCTTACATTCGCGACAAAATGGCGTTAGATCATCGCAATATTCACCAAGCCGTTGATGATAGTTTACGCCGCCTGCAAACCGATTATATTGACCTCTACCAAATCCACTGGCCACAGCGTCAAACCAACACTTTTGGTCAGCTCAATTATCCTTACCCTGATACACAGGAAGAAGTCACACTAATTGAAACACTCGAAGCGCTGAGTGATCTGGTGCGCATGGGTAAAGTCCGTTACATTGGCGTCTCAAATGAAACACCTTGGGGAGTGATGAGCTATCTACGCTTAGCCGAAAAACACGAGCTACCGAGAATTGTTTCCATCCAAAACCCTTACAATCTGCTCAACCGCAGTTTTGAAGTGGGGCTCGCTGAAATTAGCCATCTCGAAGGAGTGAAGCTTCTCGCTTACTCCCCTCTTGCTTTTGGTGCTTTAAGCGGAAAATACCTCAATGGCGCTCGTCCTGCTGGGGCGCGCTGTACATTACATCAGCGCTTTTCTCGCTACTTCACACCCCAAGGACAGCTTGCCACCCAAGCGTATGTCGAACTAGCCCAACAGTTTGGACTCGATCCAGCACAAATGGCACTGGCGTTTGTTAATCAGCGCCCATTTGTGGCCTCGAATATTATCGGAGCCACAACTATGGAGCAGTTAAAATCGAATTTGGATAGTTTGGATATTTCATTAAATGCAGAACTTCTGCAAAAAATTCAGGAGATTGGAACCACTTATTCCAATCCCTGTCCTTAG